CCTTTGAAGACCCACGGGTCGTGGGTTTACCCCAGGTTGACGGTAGCGGGGCATTGGCTAACACCCGAACTGGAGCCGGTGGGTTTAGCATGGGTCAAGTGGTTCAAGAGGCTGAACCCGTATTCTCCGGTGCACATGAAGGGTTATGTTTGTGTGCTTCACGGTTGCTTCTGCCTGTTTGGGAGCTACCCGTTATGAGTTCCTCCGACGCCGCTAACGAAAATGGAATAGTCGGGTGCCGACTTTCGGTGGAAGCAATGCAAGTTCTAGAAGATAAACTTCGGTCTCTCGAAAAGTTTTTACGATCTAGGAGGAATCAAAGAAGAGGACTTTACGGTAGTGCTGGTTTGGGAGATTTGACGGGCTCTATTTTGATTGGGACGATTGCTGACGTGGCAACTGGTGATAGGAGTATGACAAGGAACATATACAGTCCGTATTCTCGGAATTTAGAGTCCGGTGCAGCAGGCACGTCTAATAAAAGGCAACGACTTCCTTACAGTCCTGCAGAATTGGCTTCCATGGAGGTAAATAACTAAATATAAGTCTAATGTAACATGTATAAATGCATATTTGTTAAGTTATTATTAATAAAGATATGTGGCTTGTAGGTGAGGGCTATGGAGTGTGTAAGGCAGCTGTTGCTTAGATGTGGTGAAGCTTTATTTCTCCTCCAGCTTCTTTCGCGGCATCACGTCACTCGGTTAATTCAATCCTTTGACTCAAGTACGAAGCAGGCGTTAATTCAGTTAACTTTTCACCAGCTCGTCTGCTCTGAAGATGGTGATAGACTTGCTACAAGGCTTGTATCTGCTCTAATGGAGGTAGTTAAATTtagaaaagagtaaaatgccctttctatccctaaggttttgccagttttgcgactttcgttcaaatgtttgtttttccgcatctggatccaaaaggtttgaaattttgccattttcatccggctagTTAACTCCATCTAGTTTTCTTTGTCAAGTCAGGGATATTTCTtccttttttgttaacttaagggcaattcagtctttttcagaGTATTCTATTTTTTACATAAAGTGGAAAAGacaccgaattgccctttaagttagcaaaaaagacggaaatatccatgacttaacggagaaacatgggtggagttaacaagccggatgaaaatggcaagatttcataccttttggatccagatgcggaataacaaacctttggatgaaagtcgcaaaactggccaaacctcggaGGGATGAAAATGGAAATTTACTCTTTAGAAGAAAATTAATAATTTACTATATCATGTTTTTAAAACTATGCTTGTATAGTTGTATCCCTAATATTGGATTCTTGATATTATAGTATTACACGGGTCCAGACGGTAGGGGAACGGTGGATGATATTAGCGGCAGGTTACGTGAAGGTTGTCCAAGTTTTTATCAAGAATCTGATTACAAATTCTACTTGGCTGTTGAGTGTCTCGAGAGAGCTGCTGCTGCTACTAATAACGATGAGAGAGAAACACTTGCTAGAGATGCCTTCAGTAAACTGAGCGGTGTTCCTGAGTCTGCAGATCTCCAAACCGTTTGCAAACGGTTCGAGGACTTGAGGTAACAGGCCAAAGTCAAAACTGTCACCAATGGTTCCAAATaacaaattttcttttaattctttATTACAATTTTTTTTGCAGATTTTATGAAGCTGTGGTTCGATTGCCTCTACAAAAGGCACAGGCTTTAGACCCTGCAGGAGATGCTATGAATGAACAACTTGAGGCTGGAGCCCGGGCCCACGCATTTGCTCAGAGACAACGGTGCTATGACATCATCACTAGTGCGTTACGGTCTCTAAAAGGCGAAGCGTCACAGAGAGAATTCGGGTCACCAATCAGACCGTCTGCACAGTCTTCGCTTACTCCAGCTGCTAGAAAGAAATACATATGCCAGATTATTCAACTTGGAGTGCAATCATCCGATAGAATCTTTCATGAGTATCTGTACCGAACCCTTATTGATTTAGGGCTTGAGGATGAACTGTTGGAGTTCGGTGGGCCTGATTTAGTACCTTTCTTACAGAACGCGGGTCGCGAGCCTACAACAGGAGCTTCTCCACTGGGACATTCGGGAGCACCGATTCCCGCTCACCAAACGAAATACTTTGAGCTTTTAGCACGTTACTACGTACTAAAACGGCAGCATGTTCTTGCAGCACATGTACTCTTACGGTTAGCAGAAAGGCGATCCAACGGCTTGGAAAATTTCTCCACACTCGATCAAAGGTACCTTATAATATCTTTGCAGCCATCTTTTCTATATACTCATAACTGGTTTGAACGGTATTTACTGTATACTTTTTTCGATTTCAGACGCCAATACCTAAGCAATGCGGTTATTCAGGCTAAAAGTGCAAGTGATGGTGACAGTTTAACAAATTCTTCTAGAGATAGTGGGTTACTAGATTTGCTTGAGGGGAAACTAACCGTTTTACAATTTCAAATTAAAATCAAAGAGGAACTTGAGAGGCTTGTTTCTAAGTTAGAGTCTGCTCCTAGTACATCCGAATCTGCCCCAAGTAATTCTGAAGCTGAATATCTTCAAACGGTAAAGGAAAAATTGAAGGAGTTATCGTTGGATTTAAAAAGCATCACGCAATTATACAATGAATATGCTGTTCCATTTGAGCTTTGGGAGGTATAGTACTTTTCATTCTCTTTTTTGACagtaggcctgtaaatgaaccgaatgaacatgaacaaagtcgtgttcgtgttcgttcatttaactttaaccaaaCACGAACATTAACATATAATCGGACACATtattttgttcatgttcgtttattaagaaaatgggcattttcgtgttcgtttatgtttgttcgtttaaaacctaaacgaacagttcacgaacataaagtaatttttaaaattaataAGTGATTAATAACGATAACTTGCGTTGGAATACCCATTTTTGTTACTATAAAGCCCAATTaccaattagttatatttatataagtagttagaaagttGCTTTTATGTGTAACATTTATACAAATATAACTCCTTATGCATTTAAAttgaaacgaacataaacgaacaaacataagCAAATGTAAATATACGAACGTAAATGAACCAACATAAACGAACGCTCACGagcataaatgaacgaacaaaacgtgtgttcatgttcgttcatttattaaataaacgaaaaCAAACGAACTTTCCGCTAAACAAGTTGatgaacgttcagttcgtttacactTTACAGGCCTATTTGACAGTTTTGGAAAATTTTACGGTATAAAGCCAGATCTATTATGATTAATATTTATTCTTTCGTTTTCAGATATGTTTAGAAATGCTATATTTCGCAAGCTATTCTGGTGATACTGACAGTAGCATTGTAAGGGATACGTGGGGCCGACTGATGGATCAAGCTCTCTCAAAGGGCGGTATTGCCGAAGCTTGTGCTGTATTAAAGAGGATCGGTTCACATGTTTATCCAGGAGACAGTGCCGTTTTACCTTTAGATACATTATGCTTACATCTTGAGAAAGCTGCGTTGGTATGGACCCGCTTGTTTATTAGGTTCTATAAATTCTTGAAATGCATTTTTAGATGTTTAACTCGTGGGTTACCACCCTCGCTCCGCTGTGTGttcaaaacatagataaaaataagcaaatcgcaagagttaaagttgtttgatgttttagttaaggggctaagCATGTCATTATtgaagttgaggggctaaacatgtcattattaaagttgagaggctaaagttgtttattattaaagttgaggagCTAAAGATGTTTATTaataaagttgaggggctaaagttgtttagttaaggggctaaacatgtcattaaaGTTAAGGGGTTAAAGTTGGTTAATGCTAAAGTCGAGGGGCCAAAGTTGGTTGATATGACAAAATAGCATATTTATAGTATATATTGATATTTTAATGCAGGATCGATTTGTTTCGGGAGCTGAAATAGTTGGTGACGAGGATGTTGCAAGAGCGCTTCTGGCAGCTTGCAAGGGGGCAGTAGAACCGGTTTTGAACACGTATGATCAGTTGTTGTCTAGTGGTGCGGTCTTGTTGTCACCAACTCTGAAATTGAGGCTTTTGCGGTCGGTGCTGGTTGTGCTCCGGGAATGGGCCGTATCTACTTCTGCACGTGGAATGGGTTCAAGCCCAATTGGGACTTCACTAATTCTCCGTGGAACGTTTTCAATGGATCAAAGAACTGCGATAAGTCATGGAGTTCGTGATAAGATTGCAAGTGCTGCAAACAGGTAAacttaaatgccattttagtccctgtgctttgagtcattttggcagtttagtccaaaggttacATTTTttgcctgtgggtccaaaaaggtttcaccgttgccattttagtccactaggttaagtTAATCCATTTtctctgttaacgagaagggtagttcggtcattttatatgtaaaggcaattcggccatataaaatgactgaattgtccttcttgttaacagaaaaaatggatgaagttaacccagtggactaaaatggcaatggtaaaacctttttggaccacaggcgaaaaatgaaacctttggattaaactggcaaaatggcccaaaccatagggactaaaatgacatttaactctttctttttttttatacaagtttgtatgggtatatatgaaattaatcaTTTATAGTGAGTGGCGGTTTCATATATACCCCTACAAACTTGCAAGATATCATATATACCCTTGGAAAAttataaatatcatatatacccttacaaaGTAGTTGAAATATATCATATATATACCAATTCATTAAAAAGAATTTAATAaatgacaattttacccttatttttttaaagttttgcAATCTCATTTATGACCTTTAACTTTAGATATTATATTTTCTCATTTCTAGCTTAATTTCTTTAGCTTAAATATTATATATGAAGAATACTATTGTTTATAAAAAAATgggtaaaaataaatttaagcttaaaatgtgttatataaaaatatgaagttaaaaGATGAGTATATATGAAAACTTGAAGTTCAAAAAACAAGGGTAAAATGATTATTTATTAGattgtttttaatatatattgagtATATTTGATATATTATCTATTTTGTAAGGGcatatatgatatttttagtttttgttgGGTATATGTGAAATTTTCAAGTTTGTAAaggtatatatgaaattaatccTTATAGTAAAACCGTCTCTAATTGCTTTATTTTTATGTGTTGGTCAACAGGTATATGACTGAAGTACGGAGACTGGCGTTGCCGCAGAGCCAAACGGACGCGGTTTACAGAGGTTTTAAAGAGCTTGAAGAGTCCCTTTTAACTTCCTTTTCTTTTGAGCGATTTTAACCTTCTTTTTTCGTCTTTGTTACTGTCGATTTTATTGTATGTGTTATATGGCTAATGATTATATCATTGAAAAGAATAAGAATTTTGTCAT
This genomic stretch from Helianthus annuus cultivar XRQ/B chromosome 8, HanXRQr2.0-SUNRISE, whole genome shotgun sequence harbors:
- the LOC110871954 gene encoding nuclear pore complex protein NUP155 isoform X1; this translates as MSRENEIGIRDIVKASVVVSDRIGRDVSAQLDLEEALEASRYTSHPYSTHPREWPPLVEVVDSRELPSVLIERYNAAGGEGTALCGIFPEIRRAWASVDNSLFLWRFDKWDGQCPEYSGEEQAICAVGLVKTKPGIFVEAIQYLLVLATPIELLLIGVCCSGSGDGSDPYAEVSLQPLPEYTIPSDGVTMTCIACTNRGHIFLAGRDGHIYELHYSTGSGWYKQCRKVCLTAGLGSVVSRWVVPNVFKFGAVDPIVEMAVDNERHILYARTEEMKIQVYSLGQDGNGPLKKVTEEKNLINQRELHSSGRQAAASRSSARPTKTSIVSISPLSIVESKWLHLVAILSDGRRMYLTTTKSSGTFGNNLQKPSCLKVVTTRPAPPLGVGGGLSYGPLSLAGRSQSEDLSLKIESAHYSSATLVLSDSSPSTTSSLLIANRDSTSTTQSTSSSTNLGTSVRSSRALRECVSTLPIEGRMLAVAEVLPLPETAATVHSLYSQLEFVGYDNFGESFEKLAGKLWARGDLPTQHILPRRRMIIFSTMGMMELVFNRPVDILRRLLESNTPRTILEDFFNRFGPGEAAAMCLMLAARIVHTENFINNVVAEKAAEAFEDPRVVGLPQVDGSGALANTRTGAGGFSMGQVVQEAEPVFSGAHEGLCLCASRLLLPVWELPVMSSSDAANENGIVGCRLSVEAMQVLEDKLRSLEKFLRSRRNQRRGLYGSAGLGDLTGSILIGTIADVATGDRSMTRNIYSPYSRNLESGAAGTSNKRQRLPYSPAELASMEVRAMECVRQLLLRCGEALFLLQLLSRHHVTRLIQSFDSSTKQALIQLTFHQLVCSEDGDRLATRLVSALMEYYTGPDGRGTVDDISGRLREGCPSFYQESDYKFYLAVECLERAAAATNNDERETLARDAFSKLSGVPESADLQTVCKRFEDLRFYEAVVRLPLQKAQALDPAGDAMNEQLEAGARAHAFAQRQRCYDIITSALRSLKGEASQREFGSPIRPSAQSSLTPAARKKYICQIIQLGVQSSDRIFHEYLYRTLIDLGLEDELLEFGGPDLVPFLQNAGREPTTGASPLGHSGAPIPAHQTKYFELLARYYVLKRQHVLAAHVLLRLAERRSNGLENFSTLDQRRQYLSNAVIQAKSASDGDSLTNSSRDSGLLDLLEGKLTVLQFQIKIKEELERLVSKLESAPSTSESAPSNSEAEYLQTVKEKLKELSLDLKSITQLYNEYAVPFELWEICLEMLYFASYSGDTDSSIVRDTWGRLMDQALSKGGIAEACAVLKRIGSHVYPGDSAVLPLDTLCLHLEKAALDRFVSGAEIVGDEDVARALLAACKGAVEPVLNTYDQLLSSGAVLLSPTLKLRLLRSVLVVLREWAVSTSARGMGSSPIGTSLILRGTFSMDQRTAISHGVRDKIASAANRYMTEVRRLALPQSQTDAVYRGFKELEESLLTSFSFERF
- the LOC110871954 gene encoding nuclear pore complex protein NUP155 isoform X3, with the translated sequence MTCIACTNRGHIFLAGRDGHIYELHYSTGSGWYKQCRKVCLTAGLGSVVSRWVVPNVFKFGAVDPIVEMAVDNERHILYARTEEMKIQVYSLGQDGNGPLKKVTEEKNLINQRELHSSGRQAAASRSSARPTKTSIVSISPLSIVESKWLHLVAILSDGRRMYLTTTKSSGTFGNNLQKPSCLKVVTTRPAPPLGVGGGLSYGPLSLAGRSQSEDLSLKIESAHYSSATLVLSDSSPSTTSSLLIANRDSTSTTQSTSSSTNLGTSVRSSRALRECVSTLPIEGRMLAVAEVLPLPETAATVHSLYSQLEFVGYDNFGESFEKLAGKLWARGDLPTQHILPRRRMIIFSTMGMMELVFNRPVDILRRLLESNTPRTILEDFFNRFGPGEAAAMCLMLAARIVHTENFINNVVAEKAAEAFEDPRVVGLPQVDGSGALANTRTGAGGFSMGQVVQEAEPVFSGAHEGLCLCASRLLLPVWELPVMSSSDAANENGIVGCRLSVEAMQVLEDKLRSLEKFLRSRRNQRRGLYGSAGLGDLTGSILIGTIADVATGDRSMTRNIYSPYSRNLESGAAGTSNKRQRLPYSPAELASMEVRAMECVRQLLLRCGEALFLLQLLSRHHVTRLIQSFDSSTKQALIQLTFHQLVCSEDGDRLATRLVSALMEYYTGPDGRGTVDDISGRLREGCPSFYQESDYKFYLAVECLERAAAATNNDERETLARDAFSKLSGVPESADLQTVCKRFEDLRFYEAVVRLPLQKAQALDPAGDAMNEQLEAGARAHAFAQRQRCYDIITSALRSLKGEASQREFGSPIRPSAQSSLTPAARKKYICQIIQLGVQSSDRIFHEYLYRTLIDLGLEDELLEFGGPDLVPFLQNAGREPTTGASPLGHSGAPIPAHQTKYFELLARYYVLKRQHVLAAHVLLRLAERRSNGLENFSTLDQRRQYLSNAVIQAKSASDGDSLTNSSRDSGLLDLLEGKLTVLQFQIKIKEELERLVSKLESAPSTSESAPSNSEAEYLQTVKEKLKELSLDLKSITQLYNEYAVPFELWEICLEMLYFASYSGDTDSSIVRDTWGRLMDQALSKGGIAEACAVLKRIGSHVYPGDSAVLPLDTLCLHLEKAALDRFVSGAEIVGDEDVARALLAACKGAVEPVLNTYDQLLSSGAVLLSPTLKLRLLRSVLVVLREWAVSTSARGMGSSPIGTSLILRGTFSMDQRTAISHGVRDKIASAANRYMTEVRRLALPQSQTDAVYRGFKELEESLLTSFSFERF
- the LOC110871954 gene encoding nuclear pore complex protein NUP155 isoform X2, with protein sequence MSRENEIGIRDIVKASVVVSDRIGRDVSAQLDLEEALEASRYTSHPYSTHPREWPPLVEVVDSRELPSVLIERYNAAGGEGTALCGIFPEIRRAWASVDNSLFLWRFDKCGEEQAICAVGLVKTKPGIFVEAIQYLLVLATPIELLLIGVCCSGSGDGSDPYAEVSLQPLPEYTIPSDGVTMTCIACTNRGHIFLAGRDGHIYELHYSTGSGWYKQCRKVCLTAGLGSVVSRWVVPNVFKFGAVDPIVEMAVDNERHILYARTEEMKIQVYSLGQDGNGPLKKVTEEKNLINQRELHSSGRQAAASRSSARPTKTSIVSISPLSIVESKWLHLVAILSDGRRMYLTTTKSSGTFGNNLQKPSCLKVVTTRPAPPLGVGGGLSYGPLSLAGRSQSEDLSLKIESAHYSSATLVLSDSSPSTTSSLLIANRDSTSTTQSTSSSTNLGTSVRSSRALRECVSTLPIEGRMLAVAEVLPLPETAATVHSLYSQLEFVGYDNFGESFEKLAGKLWARGDLPTQHILPRRRMIIFSTMGMMELVFNRPVDILRRLLESNTPRTILEDFFNRFGPGEAAAMCLMLAARIVHTENFINNVVAEKAAEAFEDPRVVGLPQVDGSGALANTRTGAGGFSMGQVVQEAEPVFSGAHEGLCLCASRLLLPVWELPVMSSSDAANENGIVGCRLSVEAMQVLEDKLRSLEKFLRSRRNQRRGLYGSAGLGDLTGSILIGTIADVATGDRSMTRNIYSPYSRNLESGAAGTSNKRQRLPYSPAELASMEVRAMECVRQLLLRCGEALFLLQLLSRHHVTRLIQSFDSSTKQALIQLTFHQLVCSEDGDRLATRLVSALMEYYTGPDGRGTVDDISGRLREGCPSFYQESDYKFYLAVECLERAAAATNNDERETLARDAFSKLSGVPESADLQTVCKRFEDLRFYEAVVRLPLQKAQALDPAGDAMNEQLEAGARAHAFAQRQRCYDIITSALRSLKGEASQREFGSPIRPSAQSSLTPAARKKYICQIIQLGVQSSDRIFHEYLYRTLIDLGLEDELLEFGGPDLVPFLQNAGREPTTGASPLGHSGAPIPAHQTKYFELLARYYVLKRQHVLAAHVLLRLAERRSNGLENFSTLDQRRQYLSNAVIQAKSASDGDSLTNSSRDSGLLDLLEGKLTVLQFQIKIKEELERLVSKLESAPSTSESAPSNSEAEYLQTVKEKLKELSLDLKSITQLYNEYAVPFELWEICLEMLYFASYSGDTDSSIVRDTWGRLMDQALSKGGIAEACAVLKRIGSHVYPGDSAVLPLDTLCLHLEKAALDRFVSGAEIVGDEDVARALLAACKGAVEPVLNTYDQLLSSGAVLLSPTLKLRLLRSVLVVLREWAVSTSARGMGSSPIGTSLILRGTFSMDQRTAISHGVRDKIASAANRYMTEVRRLALPQSQTDAVYRGFKELEESLLTSFSFERF